In the genome of Raphanus sativus cultivar WK10039 chromosome 4, ASM80110v3, whole genome shotgun sequence, one region contains:
- the LOC108853840 gene encoding uncharacterized protein LOC108853840 yields MASSTTALLGPPSAASVLETPIMKPVTTTTSLETPVSNDQNLISKTAALALEERPPMGLTENLSPTFLSSGNPCLDFFFHIVPNTPPNDLIQRLAVSWSHDPLTTLKLVCHLRGVRGTGKSDKEGFYTAALWLYENHPKTLALNLPSLVDFGYFKDLPEILYRILEVHQEVQMRGAKRVWRKRNQSQFKRTRDTRSKDLKDRILEELGGHVDKTKARDLRKQRELEKAKKALERYNSDANYRLLFDNIADLFAGLLKTDLVCLNSNDLYKISLAAKWCPSVDSSYDKTSLICEAIARRMFSRDEYEGVEETHYAYRIRDRLRKQVLVPLRKALALPEVSMSAREWNHLKYNRVASVAMTNYKTLFEKHDGERFREFLEDVKSGKQKMAAGALLPHQIISQLGDDEVGSEVAELQWARMVEDVAKKGKMKNSLAVCDVSGSMAGVPMEVCIALGLLVSELNEEPWKGKVITFSENPQLHLVTGSSLREKTEFVRQMDWGMNTDFQKVFDRILEVAVENNLTSDQMIKRLFVFSDMEFDSAVGSSNFNQYDSATYNSDMDSDSEEHWETDYEVVERKYKENGFENVPEIIFWNLRDSSATPVAAKQKGVALVSGFSKNLLKLFLEEGGIVNPEDVMWLAIKGEEYQKLAVYD; encoded by the coding sequence atGGCTTCTTCGACTACAGCCCTTCTAGGTCCACCTTCCGCCGCCTCCGTCCTCGAGACACCGATCATGAAACCAGTTACCACCACCACTTCGCTGGAAACCCCTGTTTCAAACGACCAAAATCTGATCTCCAAGACGGCCGCACTTGCCCTCGAAGAACGCCCACCGATGGGTCTGACAGAAAACTTGTCACCCACGTTTCTCTCCTCGGGCAACCCATGCCTAGATTTCTTCTTCCACATCGTGCCCAACACGCCTCCCAACGATCTGATCCAACGTCTGGCGGTTTCTTGGTCCCACGACCCGTTGACCACGTTGAAACTCGTCTGCCATCTCCGAGGAGTTCGAGGCACTGGCAAGTCTGACAAAGAAGGGTTTTACACGGCAGCGTTGTGGCTTTACGAGAATCACCCCAAAACCCTAGCTTTGAATCTCCCGTCTCTAGTCGATTTCGGCTACTTCAAAGATTTGCCTGAGATTCTGTATCGGATCCTTGAAGTTCACCAGGAGGTGCAGATGAGAGGAGCAAAACGGGTGTGGAGGAAGAGGAACCAGAGTCAGTTCAAGCGCACCAGAGACACTCGCTCCAAGGATTTAAAAGATCGGATTCTTGAGGAGCTCGGTGGTCATGTAGATAAAACAAAGGCTAGAGATCTAAGGAAACAGAGAGAGTTGGAGAAGGCCAAGAAAGCTTTGGAGAGGTATAACTCTGACGCTAACTACAGATTACTGTTTGATAATATCGCGGATTTGTTTGCCGGTTTGTTGAAAACCGATTTGGTGTGTTTGAATTCCAATGATCTGTATAAGATTAGTTTAGCGGCTAAGTGGTGCCCTTCTGTTGACTCTTCGTACGATAAGACTTCATTGATATGCGAGGCGATTGCTAGGAGGATGTTCTCTAGAGACGAGTACGAAGGGGTAGAAGAGACGCATTACGCCTATAGGATCAGAGATAGGCTGAGGAAACAAGTCCTTGTGCCGTTGCGTAAAGCGCTTGCATTGCCTGAGGTTTCAATGAGTGCAAGGGAGTGGAACCATTTGAAGTACAATAGAGTTGCTTCTGTTGCTATGACGAACTACAAGACGCTCTTCGAGAAGCATGATGGCGAGAGGTTTAGGGAGTTTCTGGAGGATGTCAAGTCCGGGAAGCAGAAGATGGCTGCTGGCGCGTTGCTTCCTCACCAGATAATCAGTCAGCTGGGGGATGATGAAGTTGGCTCCGAAGTTGCGGAGCTTCAGTGGGCGAGAATGGTGGAAGATGTTGCCAAGAAAGGGAAGATGAAGAACTCGTTGGCGGTTTGCGATGTCTCTGGGAGCATGGCGGGTGTACCTATGGAGGTTTGTATTGCGCTTGGGTTGTTGGTTTCGGAGCTTAATGAAGAGCCGTGGAAAGGGAAAGTTATCACCTTTAGCGAGAACCCGCAGCTTCATCTAGTCACGGGCTCGAGCCTGAGAGAAAAGACCGAGTTTGTGAGACAAATGGATTGGGGAATGAACACGGATTTCCAGAAGGTTTTTGATCGGATTCTAGAGGTTGCAGTTGAGAATAACTTAACCAGTGACCAGATGATTAAGCGGTTGTTTGTGTTCAGCGACATGGAGTTTGATAGTGCAGTGGGATCCAGCAATTTCAACCAATATGATAGTGCAACATATAACAGTGATATGGACAGTGATTCGGAGGAACATTGGGAGACGGATTATGAGGTGGTTGAGAGGAAGTATAAGGAGAATGGTTTTGAGAATGTTCCAGAAATTATATTTTGGAACTTGAGAGACTCGTCGGCTACACCGGTAGCAGCCAAGCAGAAAGGAGTAGCTTTGGTAAGCGGGTTTTCAAAGAATCTACTGAAACTGTTTCTTGAGGAAGGTGGGATTGTGAATCCTGAAGATGTCATGTGGTTAGCCATTAAAGGTGAGGAGTACCAGAAGCTTGCTGTTTATGATTGA
- the LOC108849111 gene encoding serine/threonine-protein phosphatase PP1 isozyme 7 — translation MEAGALNSVINRLLEAREKPGKIVQLSETEIKQLCFVSRDIFLRQPNLLELEAPVKICGDIHGQYPDLLRLFEHGGYPPRSNYLFLGDYVDRGKQSLETICLLLAYKIKFPENFFLLRGNHESASINRIYGFYDECKRRFSVKIWRIFTDCFNCLPVAALIDDRILCMHGGLSPELRSLRQIRDIRRPTDIPDRGLLCDLLWSDPDKNVRGWGSNDRGVSYTFGSDTVSEFLKRLDLDLICRAHQVVEDGFEFFANKQLVTIFSAPNYCGEFDNAGAMMSVDEDLICSFQILKPNEKKSKFSFGSRGGVKN, via the exons ATGGAAGCTGGTGCTTTAAACTCAGTGATCAATAGATTGCTTGAAGCTAGAGAAAAACCAGGAAAGATTGTTCAGTTGTCTGAAACTGAGATCAAACAGCTCTGTTTCGTCTCTAGAGATATCTTCTTGAGACAACCAAATCTCTTGGAACTCGAAGCTCCTGTTAAGATATGCG GGGACATTCATGGACAATACCCGGATCTCTTGAGACTATTCGAACACGGGGGATACCCTCCTCGCTCAAACTACTTGTTTCTTGGAGATTACGTGGACCGTGGCAAGCAAAGCCTTGAAACGATTTGTCTCTTGCTCGCTTACAAGATCAAGTTCCCTGAAAACTTCTTCCTTCTTAGAGGAAACCACGAGAGTGCCTCGATCAATCGTATCTACGGCTTCTACGACGAGTGTAAACGCCGTTTCAGTGtcaagatttggagaatcttcACCGATTGCTTCAACTGTCTCCCCGTGGCTGCACTCATCGATGACAGGATTCTCTGTATGCACGGTGGGCTCTCCCCGGAGCTGCGCAGCCTGAGACAGATTAGGGACATTCGCCGTCCAACTGATATTCCTGATCGTGGTTTACTATGTGATCTCTTGTGGTCTGACCCTGATAAAAACGTTAGAGGATGGGGTTCTAACGACCGTGGAGTTTCCTACACTTTTGGATCGGATACAGTTTCTGAGTTTCTCAAAAGACTCGATCTTGACCTAATCTGTAGGGCTCATCAG GTTGTTGAAGATGGGTTTGAGTTCTTTGCTAATAAGCAGCTCGTGACGATATTCTCAGCGCCGAATTACTGTGGAGAGTTCGACAATGCAGGTGCGATGATGAGTGTAGACGAGGATTTGATTTGCTCTTTTCAGATCTTAAAACCTAATGAGAAGAAATCAAAATTCAGCTTCGGAAGCAGAGGTGGTGTTAAAAACTAG